The proteins below come from a single Miscanthus floridulus cultivar M001 chromosome 1, ASM1932011v1, whole genome shotgun sequence genomic window:
- the LOC136494033 gene encoding protein CONSERVED IN THE GREEN LINEAGE AND DIATOMS 27, chloroplastic-like: protein MLLRLKIIGVHSVVLPVPGGYDSHGACYAAAPCCWRRSRRPAAGSAAARRPRGTSAAVVMALKEEPEGSRSSWDPGLEIQVPFEQRPVNEYSALKDSTLYSWAELSPGSFFLRLGGLCLVTFTALAAPIAAASFNPGKDPLKFVLAFGIGTLLLVSLVVLRIYLGWSYVGDRLLSAVVPYEETGWYDGQMWVKPPEVLARDRLLGSYKVKPVINLLKQTLVGTGALLVGAVSLFAFAAPVEDFLHALNQPPSAASSKPSLRKEELLRLPVEVMQDDDLAAAAAEAADGRPVYCRDRYYRALAGGQYCKWDDLLN from the exons ATGCTGCTCCGGCTGAAGATCATCGGCGTCCACTCGGTGGTGCTTCCAGTTCCAGGCGGCTATGACAGCCATGGCGCCTGCTACGCGGCAGCGCCCTGCTGCTGGCGTCGCAGCCGGAGGCCGGCGGCGGGTAGCGCCGCCGCGAGGCGGCCGAGGGGGACGAGCGCCGCGGTGGTGATGGCGCTCAAGGAGGAGCCGGAGGGCAGCCGCAGCAGCTGGGACCCCGGGCTGGAGATCCAAGTCCCCTTCGAGCAAAGACCG GTGAACGAGTACTCTGCTCTCAAGGATAGCACCCTCTACTCGTGGGCGGAGCTGAGCCCAGGCTCCTTCTTCCTCCGCCTCGGCGGCCTGTGCCTGGTGACCTTCACTGCACTCGCGGCTCCAATTGCAGCCGCAAGCTTCAATCCAGGAAAG GATCCACTCAAGTTTGTGCTAGCATTTGGGATCGGGACGCTGCTTCTGGTGTCATTGGTGGTTCTCAGGATCTATCTG GGATGGAGCTATGTTGGTGATAGGCTGTTGTCAGCAGTGGTACCGTATGAAGAAACCGGATGGTACGACGGCCAAATGTGGGTAAAGCCACCAGAG GTGTTGGCTCGTGACAGGCTCTTGGGATCTTACAAG GTAAAGCCGGTGATCAACCTGCTGAAGCAGACGCTGGTGGGCACCGGCGCGCTGCTCGTCGGCGCCGTGTCGCTCTTCGCCTTCGCCGCGCCCGTCGAGGACTTCCTCCACGCCCTGAACCAGCCTCCCTCCGCCGCGTCGTCCAAGCCAAGCTTGAG GAAGGAGGAGCTGCTGCGGCTACCTGTGGAGGTGATGCAGGACGACGAcctggccgcggccgcggcggaggCCGCCGACGGACGGCCGGTCTACTGTAGGGACCGCTACTACCGGGCGCTCGCCGGCGGGCAGTACTGCAAGTGGGACGACCTGCTCAACTGA